In the Streptomyces sp. BHT-5-2 genome, one interval contains:
- a CDS encoding aspartate-semialdehyde dehydrogenase: MRIGIVGATGQVGGVMRRILAERNFPVEQLRLFASARSAGRTLPWQDTEITVEDAATADYSGLDIVLFSAGGATSRALAEKVADAGPVVIDNSSAWRRDPQVPLVVAEVNPQAIADRPKGIIANPNCTTMAAMPVLRPLHEEAGLVSLVVATYQAVSGSGLAGVAELDAQARKVIEQDATQLTHDGAAVEFPAPENYVRPIAFNVLPMAGSIVDDGLNETDEEQKLRHESRKILDIPELKVSGTCVRVPVFTGHSLQVNARFARPIAPERAQELLAAAPGVALSDVPTPLQAAGQDAAFVGRIRRDETVDNGLALFVSNDNLRKGAALNAVQIAELVAAELRG, from the coding sequence ATGAGGATCGGAATCGTCGGAGCGACCGGACAGGTCGGCGGCGTGATGCGGCGCATTCTCGCCGAGCGCAACTTCCCGGTCGAGCAGCTGCGGCTGTTCGCTTCGGCCCGGTCCGCCGGACGGACGCTGCCCTGGCAGGACACCGAGATCACCGTCGAGGACGCGGCCACCGCGGACTACTCCGGACTGGACATCGTGCTCTTCTCGGCCGGTGGCGCGACCTCCCGGGCGCTGGCGGAGAAGGTCGCCGACGCCGGCCCGGTCGTGATCGACAACTCCTCGGCCTGGCGCCGCGACCCGCAGGTCCCGCTGGTCGTCGCGGAGGTCAACCCGCAGGCCATCGCCGACCGGCCCAAGGGCATCATCGCCAACCCGAACTGCACCACCATGGCCGCCATGCCGGTGCTGCGCCCGCTGCACGAGGAGGCCGGACTGGTCTCCCTGGTGGTCGCCACCTACCAGGCGGTCTCCGGCAGCGGCCTGGCCGGCGTCGCCGAGCTGGACGCGCAGGCCCGCAAGGTCATCGAGCAGGACGCCACCCAGCTGACGCACGACGGTGCCGCGGTGGAGTTCCCCGCCCCCGAGAACTACGTCCGCCCGATCGCCTTCAACGTCCTGCCGATGGCCGGCTCGATCGTCGACGACGGGCTGAACGAGACCGACGAGGAGCAGAAGCTCCGCCACGAGAGCCGCAAGATCCTGGACATCCCGGAGCTGAAGGTCTCCGGCACCTGTGTCCGCGTCCCGGTCTTCACCGGCCACTCCCTCCAGGTCAACGCCCGCTTCGCGCGCCCGATCGCGCCCGAGCGCGCCCAGGAGCTGCTGGCCGCCGCCCCCGGCGTGGCGCTCTCCGACGTCCCCACCCCGCTCCAGGCCGCCGGCCAGGACGCCGCCTTCGTGGGCCGGATCCGCCGCGACGAGACCGTCGACAACGGCCTGGCGCTGTTCGTCTCCAACGACAACCTGCGCAAGGGCGCGGCGCTCAACGCCGTCCAGATCGCCGAGCTGGTCGCCGCGGAGCTGCGCGGCTGA
- a CDS encoding type II toxin-antitoxin system PemK/MazF family toxin has product MNRGDIYLVDLEPAVGSEANKQRPAVLVTNNAANRMARRAGRGVLAVVPVTSNVAHVRPFQVFLHSTECGLKVDSKAQCEQIRALDFSRFGQQVGVVPPHTLKEIDRALRQQLAL; this is encoded by the coding sequence ATGAATCGCGGTGACATCTACCTGGTGGATCTGGAGCCGGCAGTCGGCAGCGAAGCCAACAAGCAGCGGCCTGCCGTCCTGGTGACGAATAATGCGGCGAACCGCATGGCACGCCGCGCGGGGCGTGGTGTTCTGGCCGTGGTGCCGGTGACGTCCAACGTCGCGCACGTGCGGCCGTTCCAGGTCTTCCTGCACAGCACAGAGTGCGGCTTGAAGGTCGACTCCAAGGCGCAGTGCGAACAGATCCGTGCGTTGGACTTCTCGCGCTTCGGCCAGCAGGTCGGAGTGGTGCCGCCGCACACGCTCAAGGAGATCGATCGCGCACTGCGGCAGCAACTGGCGCTCTGA
- a CDS encoding LysR family transcriptional regulator, with amino-acid sequence MADWDIKKLRILRTLQELGTVTATAEALHMTPSAVSQQLSGLARSLGVTLLEAHGRRVRLTGAAQLVLRHAEAVFAQLERADADLLGYLQGEAGTVRVGAFSTAIPALVVPAVQELRRSHPGLAVTVREAEAEAAYELLAEGSVDLALSLAAHAPTPRDPKFSRVALLADPLDVALPAGHPLAAEPGLRLADLAGEPWIFGSSGPWSQITTAACESAGFVPEQAHAAADWSAIWAMVAAGMGVALVPRMATAGGLRAPGHGGGVALRVLHADQPRRHVVAAVRRGSEAAPGLARVLAALRQAAAAQASTGRTGDDGGPPAFATD; translated from the coding sequence ATGGCCGACTGGGACATCAAGAAGCTCCGCATCCTGCGCACCCTCCAGGAGCTGGGCACGGTCACCGCGACCGCCGAGGCGCTGCACATGACGCCCTCGGCGGTCTCGCAGCAGTTGTCCGGGCTCGCCAGATCCCTCGGGGTGACGCTGCTGGAGGCACACGGCCGGCGGGTCCGGCTCACCGGCGCCGCCCAACTGGTGCTGCGGCACGCCGAGGCGGTCTTCGCGCAGCTGGAGCGGGCCGACGCGGACCTCCTCGGCTACCTCCAGGGGGAGGCCGGCACGGTGCGGGTCGGGGCGTTCTCCACCGCCATCCCGGCGCTGGTGGTGCCCGCCGTCCAGGAACTGCGCCGCAGCCACCCGGGGCTGGCGGTCACCGTGCGGGAGGCCGAGGCGGAGGCCGCGTACGAGCTGCTGGCCGAGGGCAGTGTCGATCTGGCGCTGTCGCTGGCCGCGCACGCGCCCACCCCGCGCGACCCGAAGTTCAGCCGGGTCGCGCTGCTCGCCGACCCGCTGGACGTGGCGCTGCCGGCCGGCCATCCGCTGGCCGCCGAGCCGGGGTTGCGGCTGGCCGACCTGGCCGGCGAGCCGTGGATCTTCGGCAGCAGCGGTCCGTGGTCGCAGATCACCACCGCCGCCTGCGAGAGTGCCGGGTTCGTCCCGGAACAGGCGCACGCCGCCGCCGACTGGAGCGCGATCTGGGCGATGGTCGCGGCCGGTATGGGCGTGGCGCTGGTGCCCCGGATGGCGACGGCGGGCGGGCTGCGGGCCCCCGGGCACGGCGGCGGGGTGGCGCTGCGGGTGCTCCACGCCGACCAGCCGCGCCGCCATGTGGTCGCCGCCGTCCGGCGCGGCTCCGAGGCGGCGCCCGGCCTGGCCCGGGTGCTGGCCGCGCTCCGCCAGGCGGCCGCCGCCCAGGCGTCCACCGGCCGCACCGGCGACGACGGCGGACCGCCGGCCTTCGCGACGGACTGA
- the malQ gene encoding 4-alpha-glucanotransferase, with amino-acid sequence MGRARLARLHGIATSYEPAPGRTVHVSEDTVVAVLAALGVDASTPEAVRAALAAHDETAGSALLPPTVTARAGRPPRLPALPDGTVLSVRTEDGALVGAEVRDGAPHGGARDPAALAELPLGVHELHATAPDGRTGRARLIVAPGTVPAPPGRSHGFLVQLYSLLSRHSWGMGDLGDLADLAAWSGRTLGTGFVQLNPLHAAVPGPPTDPSPYRPSSRRFPDPVHLRIELIPEYAHLAGDARARADELAARAGELRDAVLDRGGLIDRDAVWDLKRRALELLCAVPLGPGRRAAYCDFLAEQGPALDDHATWCALAERHGPDWRCWPAGLRDPRSAETARVRHRLLDRIDFHCRLAWFTDQQLAAAQRAAREAGMAVGLVHDLAVGVHPCGADTWARQDAFAAGMSVGAPPDAFNSRGQDWGLPPWRPDALAAAGHAPYRELLRGLLRHAGALRIDHVMGLFRLWWIPEGRPPTDGAYVRYDGEAMLSVLALEAHRAGAAVIGEDLGTVEPGVREALAERGVLGTSVLWFERDYGNGARADGDRPGDAGGTADGDGPAAVDGRVPPGAVTEEARILAPDEWRAGCLATVTTHDLPPTAARLAGADVALRARLGLLTGPPEQERARAGHELREWLGALSHHGLLPEGAGDEEAVVRAVHRFLLRTPARMVGIWLPDAVGDRRPQNLPGTWQEYPNWRLPIAGPDGRPHTLEELAASPRLHALMREVAELVG; translated from the coding sequence ATGGGCCGCGCCCGGCTCGCCCGGCTCCACGGCATCGCCACGTCCTACGAGCCCGCACCGGGCCGCACCGTCCACGTCTCCGAGGACACCGTCGTCGCGGTGCTCGCCGCACTGGGTGTCGACGCCTCCACCCCCGAGGCCGTCCGCGCCGCCCTGGCCGCCCACGACGAGACCGCCGGCAGCGCCCTGCTGCCGCCCACCGTCACCGCCCGCGCCGGCCGTCCGCCGCGGCTGCCCGCCCTCCCCGACGGCACCGTCCTGAGCGTCCGCACCGAGGACGGCGCGCTCGTCGGCGCCGAAGTACGGGACGGCGCCCCGCACGGCGGCGCCCGGGACCCGGCGGCGCTCGCCGAGCTGCCCCTCGGCGTCCACGAACTCCACGCCACCGCCCCCGACGGCCGCACCGGCCGGGCCCGCCTGATCGTCGCGCCCGGCACCGTGCCCGCCCCGCCCGGCCGCAGCCACGGCTTCCTCGTCCAGCTCTACTCCCTGCTCTCCCGGCACTCCTGGGGCATGGGCGACCTCGGGGACCTCGCCGACCTCGCCGCCTGGTCCGGCCGCACCCTGGGCACCGGTTTCGTCCAGCTCAACCCCCTGCACGCGGCCGTCCCCGGCCCGCCCACCGACCCCTCCCCCTACCGCCCCTCCTCGCGCCGCTTCCCCGACCCGGTCCACCTGCGGATCGAGCTGATCCCCGAGTACGCCCACCTGGCCGGCGACGCCCGCGCGCGGGCCGACGAACTGGCCGCCCGGGCCGGGGAGTTGCGCGACGCCGTCCTCGACCGCGGCGGACTGATCGACCGGGACGCCGTCTGGGACCTCAAGCGCCGGGCCCTGGAACTCCTCTGCGCCGTCCCGCTCGGCCCCGGGCGGCGCGCCGCGTACTGCGACTTCCTCGCCGAGCAGGGCCCGGCCCTGGACGACCACGCCACGTGGTGCGCGCTCGCCGAGCGGCACGGCCCCGACTGGCGCTGCTGGCCGGCCGGTCTGCGCGACCCCCGCTCCGCGGAGACCGCCCGGGTCCGCCACCGCCTGCTGGACCGCATCGACTTCCACTGCCGGCTCGCCTGGTTCACCGACCAGCAGCTCGCCGCCGCCCAACGCGCGGCCCGCGAGGCCGGGATGGCCGTCGGCCTCGTCCACGACCTCGCCGTCGGCGTCCACCCCTGTGGCGCCGACACCTGGGCCCGGCAGGACGCGTTCGCCGCCGGCATGTCCGTCGGGGCGCCGCCGGACGCCTTCAACTCCCGCGGCCAGGACTGGGGTCTGCCGCCCTGGCGCCCGGACGCCCTGGCCGCCGCCGGCCACGCCCCCTACCGCGAGCTGCTGCGCGGTCTGCTCCGGCACGCCGGCGCGCTCCGCATCGACCATGTGATGGGCCTGTTCCGGCTCTGGTGGATCCCCGAGGGCCGGCCGCCGACCGACGGCGCCTACGTCCGCTACGACGGCGAGGCGATGCTCTCGGTGCTCGCCCTGGAGGCCCACCGGGCCGGGGCCGCCGTGATCGGCGAGGACCTCGGCACCGTCGAGCCCGGCGTCCGCGAGGCCCTCGCCGAGCGCGGCGTCCTCGGCACCTCCGTCCTGTGGTTCGAACGGGACTACGGCAACGGCGCCCGGGCCGACGGGGACCGGCCGGGCGACGCGGGCGGGACGGCCGACGGGGACGGCCCGGCGGCGGTGGACGGCCGGGTGCCGCCGGGGGCGGTCACCGAGGAGGCCCGGATACTCGCCCCCGACGAGTGGCGCGCCGGCTGCCTGGCCACCGTCACCACCCACGACCTGCCGCCCACCGCCGCCCGGCTCGCCGGCGCCGACGTCGCCCTGCGCGCACGCCTCGGCCTGCTCACCGGCCCGCCCGAGCAGGAGCGCGCCCGGGCCGGCCACGAGCTGCGCGAGTGGCTCGGCGCGCTGTCCCACCACGGCCTGCTGCCCGAGGGCGCCGGCGACGAGGAGGCGGTGGTCAGGGCCGTCCACCGCTTCCTGCTGCGCACCCCGGCGCGGATGGTCGGCATCTGGCTCCCGGACGCGGTCGGCGACCGCCGCCCGCAGAACCTCCCCGGCACCTGGCAGGAATACCCCAACTGGCGCCTGCCCATCGCCGGCCCCGACGGCCGCCCGCACACCCTGGAGGAGCTGGCCGCCTCGCCCCGGCTGCACGCCCTGATGCGCGAGGTGGCGGAGCTGGTGGGCTGA
- a CDS encoding acyl-ACP desaturase — translation MTIAPDRLDGARGQAAWTDTRLLYALEEVVEQELNRHLKAAKEWMPHEYVPWSDGRNFDGVLDGEPWAPDQSKVTPLGRTALVVNLLTEDNLPSYHHEIATLFGRDGAWGTWVHRWTAEEGRHGIVMRDYLLTSRAVDPVELERFRMAHMSEGFESDNAHGMLHSVAYVAFQELATRISHRNTGRHSGDPVCDRMLARIATDENLHMVFYRNLLGASFELAPDRTMCAVRDVVTGFRMPGHGMPGFERAAARMALGGIYNLRIHHDDVLQPVLRHLKVLQRGGLGPEGLAAQEELGVFLDGLDAQARRFDERQAAILARRAARG, via the coding sequence GTGACCATCGCCCCCGACCGCCTCGACGGAGCGCGCGGCCAGGCCGCCTGGACCGACACCCGCCTCCTCTACGCCCTCGAAGAGGTCGTGGAACAGGAGCTCAACCGGCATCTGAAGGCCGCCAAGGAGTGGATGCCGCACGAGTACGTGCCGTGGAGCGACGGACGGAACTTCGACGGGGTGCTGGATGGCGAGCCCTGGGCCCCCGACCAGTCCAAGGTCACCCCCCTCGGCCGCACCGCGCTGGTCGTCAACCTCCTCACCGAGGACAACCTCCCCAGCTACCACCACGAGATCGCCACCCTCTTCGGCCGGGACGGCGCCTGGGGCACCTGGGTCCACCGCTGGACGGCGGAGGAGGGCCGGCACGGCATCGTGATGCGCGACTACCTGCTCACCAGCCGCGCGGTGGACCCGGTCGAGCTGGAGCGGTTCCGGATGGCCCACATGTCCGAGGGCTTCGAGTCCGACAATGCGCACGGCATGCTGCACTCGGTGGCGTACGTCGCCTTCCAGGAGCTGGCCACCCGGATCTCGCACCGCAACACCGGCCGGCACTCCGGCGACCCGGTGTGCGACCGGATGCTGGCCCGGATCGCCACCGACGAGAACCTCCACATGGTCTTCTACCGCAACCTCCTCGGTGCCTCCTTCGAGCTGGCCCCCGACCGGACGATGTGCGCCGTGCGGGACGTGGTCACCGGCTTCCGGATGCCCGGCCACGGCATGCCCGGCTTCGAGCGGGCCGCCGCCCGGATGGCCCTCGGCGGGATCTACAACCTCCGCATCCACCACGACGACGTGCTTCAGCCGGTGCTGCGCCACCTGAAGGTGCTGCAGCGCGGCGGGCTGGGCCCCGAGGGTCTCGCCGCCCAGGAGGAGCTGGGGGTGTTCCTGGACGGCCTGGACGCGCAGGCGCGCCGCTTCGACGAGCGGCAGGCCGCGATCCTGGCCCGCCGGGCGGCCCGCGGCTGA
- the alc gene encoding allantoicase: MSATPAADATDPHANDAQPYAGGDPFADYRGGDFAFTSLVDLADRRFGAGVIAANDEFFAERENLLKPGPAVFDPEHFGHKGKIMDGWETRRRRGADGDHPFPTEDEHDWALIRLAAPGVIRGVVVDTAHFRGNYPQQVTVEATALPGSPGPEELLADDVKWEEIVPRTPVRGHAANGFEVTAERRFTHLRLKQHPDGGIARLRVHGEVVPDPEWLDVLGTLDLASVMHGGTVEDASDRFYSSPTQIIQPDLSRKMDDGWENRRRRVRGTNDWVRFKLAAQGEIRAVEIDTAYLKGNSAGWARLSGCDGNPDDASAWFEILPRTRLQPDTPHRFVLPRRVTATHVRLDVYPDGGLARMRVHGDLTEAGRAELVRRFDELSG; encoded by the coding sequence ATGTCCGCCACCCCGGCAGCCGATGCCACCGATCCGCACGCCAACGACGCCCAGCCCTACGCAGGCGGCGACCCGTTCGCCGACTACCGCGGCGGTGACTTCGCCTTCACCTCGCTCGTCGACCTGGCCGACCGCCGCTTCGGCGCCGGTGTGATCGCCGCCAACGACGAGTTCTTCGCCGAGCGGGAGAACCTGCTGAAGCCGGGCCCGGCGGTCTTCGACCCCGAGCACTTCGGGCACAAGGGCAAGATCATGGACGGCTGGGAGACCCGGCGCCGCCGGGGCGCCGACGGCGACCACCCCTTCCCCACCGAGGACGAGCACGACTGGGCGCTGATCCGCCTGGCCGCCCCCGGCGTGATCCGCGGCGTCGTCGTCGACACCGCCCACTTCCGCGGCAACTACCCGCAGCAGGTCACCGTCGAGGCGACCGCGCTGCCCGGCAGCCCCGGCCCCGAGGAGCTGCTCGCCGACGACGTGAAGTGGGAGGAGATCGTCCCCCGCACCCCCGTACGCGGCCACGCCGCCAACGGCTTCGAGGTCACCGCCGAGCGGCGCTTCACCCACCTCCGCCTCAAGCAGCACCCCGACGGGGGCATAGCCCGCCTCCGGGTCCACGGCGAGGTGGTCCCCGACCCGGAGTGGCTGGACGTGCTCGGCACCCTCGACCTGGCGTCGGTGATGCACGGCGGCACCGTCGAGGACGCCTCGGACCGCTTCTACTCCTCGCCCACCCAGATCATCCAGCCGGATCTGTCGCGCAAGATGGACGACGGCTGGGAGAACCGCCGCCGCCGGGTCCGCGGCACCAACGACTGGGTGCGGTTCAAACTCGCCGCGCAGGGCGAGATCCGCGCCGTCGAGATCGACACCGCCTACCTCAAGGGCAACTCGGCCGGCTGGGCCCGGCTCTCGGGCTGCGACGGGAACCCGGACGACGCCTCCGCGTGGTTCGAGATCCTGCCCAGGACCCGGCTCCAGCCCGACACCCCGCACCGCTTCGTGCTGCCCCGCCGGGTCACCGCCACCCACGTCCGCCTGGACGTCTACCCCGACGGCGGCCTGGCCCGGATGCGGGTGCACGGCGACCTCACCGAGGCCGGCCGGGCCGAACTCGTCCGCCGCTTCGACGAGTTGAGCGGCTGA
- a CDS encoding ribbon-helix-helix domain-containing protein translates to MKISVSLPQEDVDFVDEYAAKKAAESRSAVIHAAIQMLREVALEEEYLAAWDEWYASEDAELWDRTVGDGLSDESR, encoded by the coding sequence ATGAAGATTAGTGTGAGTCTGCCGCAGGAGGACGTTGACTTCGTTGACGAGTACGCCGCCAAGAAAGCGGCGGAGTCCAGGTCCGCAGTGATACACGCCGCCATCCAGATGCTGCGAGAGGTGGCTCTGGAAGAGGAGTACCTCGCGGCGTGGGACGAGTGGTACGCCAGTGAGGATGCCGAACTGTGGGACCGTACGGTGGGGGACGGGCTTTCTGATGAATCGCGGTGA
- the pepN gene encoding aminopeptidase N, producing MPGTNLTREEAQERARLLTVDAYDIELDLSGAQEGGTFRSVTTVRFDAAQDGAASFIDLVAPTVHEVVLNGTALDATEAFADSRIALPGLRAGRNELTVVADCAYTNTGEGLHRFVDPVDQQAYLYTQFEVPDARRVFASFEQPDLKATFRFTVKAPAGWTVISNSPTPEPADDVWRFEPTPRISTYVTALIAGPYHSVHSTWEGADGRSVPLGIYCRPSLAEHLDAEEIFAVTRQGFDWFQEKFDYAYPFAKYDQLFVPEFNAGAMENAGAVTIRDQYVFRSKVTDAAYEVRAETILHELAHMWFGDLVTMEWWNDLWLNESFATYTSIACQAYAPGSKWPHSWTTFANSMKTWAYRQDQLPSTHPIMAEIRDLDDVLVNFDGITYAKGASVLKQLVAYVGMDEFFTGVQAYFKAHAFGNTRLSDLLGALEATSGRDLATWSKKWLQTAGINVLRPELTVDADGTVTAFAVRQEAPALPAGATGEPVLRPHRIAIGYYDLTDGKLLRTGGVELDVDGERTEVPFPAGFRRPDVILLNDGDLSYAKVRLDEESLKVVTAHLGDFADSLPRALCWASAWDMTRDGELPTRDYLALVLSGIGKESDIGVVQSLHRQVKLALDLYAAPEWRGRGLAQWTEAALAHLRAAEPGSDHQLAWARAFAASARTGEQLDLLAGLLDGTQEIPGLAVDTELRWALLERLAATGRADEPEIAAELERDATSAGERHAATARAARPTAEAKAAAWASVVESDKLPNAVQEAVIAGFVQPDQRELLAPYTAKYFEAVKDVWESRSHEMAQQIVVGHYPALQVSPETLEATDAWLARAEPSPALRRLVTESRAGVERALRARAADAAAGA from the coding sequence GTGCCTGGTACGAATCTGACCCGGGAAGAGGCCCAGGAGCGGGCGCGTCTGCTGACCGTGGACGCGTACGACATCGAGCTGGACCTGAGCGGGGCGCAGGAGGGGGGCACGTTCCGGTCGGTGACGACGGTCCGGTTCGATGCCGCGCAGGACGGTGCCGCGTCGTTCATCGACCTGGTCGCGCCGACCGTGCACGAGGTGGTGCTCAACGGCACCGCGCTGGACGCGACGGAGGCGTTCGCGGACTCGCGGATCGCGCTGCCCGGGCTGCGGGCGGGGCGCAACGAGCTGACGGTCGTCGCCGACTGCGCGTACACCAACACCGGTGAGGGGCTGCACCGGTTCGTCGACCCGGTGGACCAGCAGGCGTATCTCTACACCCAGTTCGAGGTGCCCGACGCCCGGCGGGTGTTCGCGTCCTTCGAGCAGCCGGACCTCAAGGCGACGTTCCGGTTCACCGTGAAGGCCCCGGCGGGCTGGACGGTCATCTCCAACTCCCCCACGCCCGAACCGGCCGACGACGTCTGGCGGTTCGAGCCGACCCCGCGGATCTCCACCTACGTCACCGCACTGATCGCCGGCCCCTACCACAGTGTGCACAGCACCTGGGAGGGCGCCGACGGCCGCTCGGTGCCGCTGGGGATCTACTGCCGGCCGTCGCTGGCCGAGCACCTGGACGCGGAGGAGATCTTCGCGGTCACCCGCCAGGGCTTCGACTGGTTCCAGGAGAAGTTCGACTACGCCTACCCCTTCGCCAAGTACGACCAGCTCTTCGTCCCGGAGTTCAACGCCGGGGCGATGGAGAACGCCGGCGCGGTCACCATCCGCGACCAGTACGTCTTCCGCTCGAAGGTGACCGACGCGGCCTACGAGGTACGTGCCGAGACGATCCTGCACGAGCTGGCGCACATGTGGTTCGGCGACCTGGTCACCATGGAGTGGTGGAACGACCTGTGGCTGAACGAGTCGTTCGCCACCTACACCTCCATCGCCTGCCAGGCGTACGCGCCGGGCAGCAAGTGGCCGCACTCCTGGACCACCTTCGCCAACTCCATGAAGACCTGGGCCTACCGGCAGGACCAACTGCCCTCCACCCACCCGATCATGGCCGAGATCCGCGACCTGGACGACGTCCTGGTCAACTTCGACGGCATCACCTACGCCAAGGGCGCCAGCGTCCTCAAGCAGCTGGTCGCCTACGTCGGCATGGACGAGTTCTTCACCGGCGTCCAGGCGTACTTCAAGGCCCACGCCTTCGGCAACACCCGGCTGAGCGACCTGCTCGGGGCACTGGAGGCGACCAGCGGCCGGGACCTCGCGACCTGGTCGAAGAAGTGGCTGCAGACCGCGGGCATCAACGTCCTGCGCCCGGAGCTGACCGTGGACGCCGACGGCACCGTCACCGCGTTCGCGGTACGCCAGGAGGCCCCCGCACTGCCCGCCGGCGCCACCGGCGAGCCCGTACTGCGCCCGCACCGCATCGCCATCGGCTACTACGACCTGACCGACGGCAAGCTTCTGCGCACCGGCGGCGTCGAACTGGACGTGGACGGCGAACGCACCGAGGTCCCCTTCCCGGCCGGCTTCCGCCGCCCGGACGTGATCCTCCTCAACGACGGCGACCTCTCCTACGCCAAGGTCCGGCTGGACGAGGAGTCGCTGAAGGTCGTCACCGCGCACCTCGGCGACTTCGCCGACTCCCTCCCGCGCGCCCTGTGCTGGGCCTCGGCCTGGGACATGACCCGCGACGGCGAACTGCCCACCCGCGACTACCTCGCACTGGTCCTCTCCGGCATCGGCAAGGAGAGCGACATCGGCGTCGTCCAGTCCCTCCACCGCCAGGTGAAGCTGGCCCTGGACCTGTACGCGGCACCCGAGTGGCGCGGACGCGGCCTGGCGCAGTGGACCGAGGCGGCGCTGGCGCATCTGCGGGCGGCCGAGCCGGGCAGCGACCACCAGCTGGCCTGGGCGCGGGCGTTCGCCGCGTCGGCCCGCACCGGAGAGCAGCTGGACCTCCTCGCGGGCCTGCTGGACGGTACGCAGGAGATCCCCGGGCTGGCCGTGGACACCGAGCTGCGCTGGGCGCTGCTGGAGCGGCTGGCCGCCACCGGCCGGGCCGACGAGCCGGAGATCGCCGCCGAGCTGGAGCGGGACGCGACCTCGGCCGGCGAACGGCACGCGGCGACGGCACGCGCCGCCCGGCCCACCGCGGAGGCCAAGGCCGCCGCCTGGGCCTCGGTCGTGGAGTCCGACAAACTCCCCAACGCCGTGCAGGAGGCCGTCATCGCCGGCTTCGTCCAGCCCGACCAGCGGGAGCTGCTGGCGCCCTACACCGCGAAGTACTTCGAGGCGGTCAAGGACGTCTGGGAAAGCCGCAGCCACGAGATGGCGCAGCAGATCGTGGTGGGCCACTACCCGGCCCTCCAGGTCTCCCCGGAGACCCTGGAGGCCACCGACGCCTGGCTCGCCCGGGCCGAGCCCAGCCCGGCCCTGCGCCGGCTGGTGACGGAGTCCCGGGCCGGCGTCGAGCGGGCGCTGAGGGCCCGCGCGGCGGACGCGGCGGCCGGCGCCTGA
- a CDS encoding DMT family transporter, whose protein sequence is MAVLERVRVHRTPSAQAVGLALALAATVVWSGNFVIARALHATVPPVQTAFWRWIVALLAVAPFALGPVRRDWPVIRRHLGFLAVAALLGVTLFNTLIYTAGRSTSATNMAMIAAASPMMIALFDLVGRRRGGREPLGARRAAGMVLALLGVVTLVGKGSPTAVLHLDFAGGDLWMLAATTTFAGYSALLRRRPEGIGQLSFLFMTFALGAAMLVPAYAVSRTVEGGFPVTTGTVGPLLYIGVCSSAVAYFTWNKAIALVGAARAGAVYYLQPVCVALLSAAVLGEGIGAVQVVCMALIVAGVALGAAAGRR, encoded by the coding sequence GTGGCAGTCCTGGAGCGGGTCCGCGTCCACCGCACACCGTCCGCGCAGGCCGTCGGGCTGGCCCTGGCCCTGGCGGCGACCGTCGTCTGGTCCGGCAACTTCGTCATCGCCCGCGCCCTGCACGCGACCGTGCCGCCCGTCCAGACCGCCTTCTGGCGCTGGATCGTGGCGCTGCTGGCGGTCGCCCCGTTCGCGCTCGGCCCGGTCCGCCGGGACTGGCCGGTGATCCGCCGGCACCTCGGATTCCTGGCGGTGGCCGCCCTGTTGGGCGTCACCCTCTTCAACACCCTGATCTACACCGCCGGTCGGAGCACCTCCGCCACCAACATGGCGATGATCGCGGCCGCTTCGCCGATGATGATCGCCCTCTTCGACCTGGTCGGCCGGCGGCGCGGCGGCCGTGAGCCGCTGGGGGCCCGCCGCGCCGCCGGCATGGTGCTCGCGCTGCTGGGCGTGGTCACCCTCGTCGGCAAGGGCTCGCCGACCGCGGTGCTGCACCTGGACTTCGCCGGCGGCGACCTGTGGATGCTGGCCGCCACCACCACGTTCGCCGGCTACAGCGCGCTGCTGCGCCGCCGCCCCGAGGGCATCGGCCAGCTCTCCTTCCTGTTCATGACGTTCGCGCTGGGCGCCGCGATGCTGGTGCCGGCCTATGCCGTCAGCCGCACCGTGGAGGGCGGCTTCCCGGTCACCACCGGGACGGTCGGGCCGCTGCTCTACATCGGGGTGTGCTCCTCCGCCGTCGCCTACTTCACCTGGAACAAGGCGATCGCCCTGGTCGGCGCCGCCCGCGCGGGCGCCGTCTACTACCTCCAGCCGGTGTGCGTGGCGCTGCTCTCGGCGGCCGTCCTGGGCGAGGGGATCGGCGCGGTGCAGGTGGTGTGCATGGCGCTGATCGTCGCCGGGGTCGCCCTGGGGGCGGCGGCCGGCCGGCGGTGA